The Papio anubis isolate 15944 chromosome 1, Panubis1.0, whole genome shotgun sequence genome window below encodes:
- the LOC101022377 gene encoding protein misato homolog 1 isoform X9, whose protein sequence is MIQKYNHDGEAGRLEAFGQGESVLKEPKYQEELEDRLHFYVEECDYLQGFQILCDLHDGFSGVGAKAAELLQDEYSGRGIMTWGLLPGPYHRGEAQRNIYRLLNTAFGLVHLTAHSSLVCPLSLGGSLGLRPEPPVNFPYLHYDATLPFHCSAILATALDTVTVPYRLCSSPVSMVHLADMLSFCGKKVVTAGATIPFPLAPGQSLPDSLMQFGGATPWTPLSACGEPSGTRCFAQSVVLRGVDRACHTSQLTPGTPPPSCLHACTTGEEVLAQYLQQQQPRVMSSSHLLLTPCRVAPPYPHLFSSCSPQAVESIPVFGALCSSSSLYQTLEALARDLTKLDLRRWASFMDAGVEHDDVAELLQELQSLAQCYQGGDSLVD, encoded by the exons ATGATTCAGAAGTACAACCATGATGG GGAAGCAGGTCGGCTAGAAGCTTTTGGCCAAGGGGAAAGTGTCCTAAAGGAACCCAAGTACCAGGAAGAGCTGGAGGACAGGCTGCACTTCTACGTGGAGGAATGTGACTACTTGCAG GGCTTCCAGATCCTGTGTGACCTGCACGATGGCTTCTCTGGGGTAGGCGCGAAGGCGGCAGAGCTGCTACAAGATGAATATTCAGGGCGGGGAATAATGACGTGGGGCCTGCTACCTGGTCCCTACCATCGTGGG GAGGCCCAGAGAAACATCTATCGTCTATTAAACACAGCTTTTGGTCTCGTACACCTGACTGCTCACAGCTCTCTCGTCTGTCCTTTGTCCTTGGGTGGGAGCCTGGGCCTGCGACCTGAGCCACCTGTCAACTTCCCTTACCTGCATTACGAT GCCACTCTGCCCTTCCACTGCAGTGCCATCCTGGCTACAGCCCTGGACACAGTCACTGTTCCTTATCGCCTGTGTTCCTCTCCAGTTTCCATGGTTCATCTGGCTGACATGCTGAGCTTCTGTGGGAAAAAG gTGGTGACAGCAGGAGCAACCATTCCTTTCCCCTTGGCTCCAGGCCAGTCCCTTCCTGATTCCCTGATGCAGTTTGGAGGAGCCACCCCATGGACCCCACTGTCTGCATGTGGGGAGCCTTCTGGAACACGTTGCTTTGCCCAGTCAGTGGTGCTGAGGGGTGTAGACAGAGCATGCCACACGAG CCAGCTCACCCCAGGGACACCTCCACCCTCCTGCCTTCACGCATGTACCACTGGGGAAGAAGTCTTGGCTCAGTATTTACAACAGCAGCAGCCTAGAGTCATGAG TTCTTCCCATCTGCTGCTGACTCCCTGCAGGGTGGCTCCTCCTTACCCCCACCTCTTCTCAAGCTGCAGTCCACAGG caGTGGAGAGCATCCCAGTGTTTGGGGCACTGTGTTCCTCTTCGTCCCTGTACCAGACCCTGGAAGCCTTGGCCAGAGACCTCACCAAACTCGACTTGCGGCGCTGGGCCAGCTTCATGGATGCTGGAGTGGAGCACGATGACGTAGCAGAGCTCCTGCAGGAGCTACAAAGCCTGGCCCAGTGCTACCAGGGTGGTGACAGCCTCGTGGACTAA
- the LOC101022377 gene encoding protein misato homolog 1 isoform X8, protein MIQKYNHDGEAGRLEAFGQGESVLKEPKYQEELEDRLHFYVEECDYLQGFQILCDLHDGFSGVGAKAAELLQDEYSGRGIMTWGLLPGPYHRGEAQRNIYRLLNTAFGLVHLTAHSSLVCPLSLGGSLGLRPEPPVNFPYLHYDATLPFHCSAILATALDTVTVPYRLCSSPVSMVHLADMLSFCGKKVVTAGATIPFPLAPGQSLPDSLMQFGGATPWTPLSACGEPSGTRCFAQSVVLRGVDRACHTSQLTPGTPPPSCLHACTTGEEVLAQYLQQQQPRVMSSSHLLLTPCRVAPPYPHLFSSCSPQGMVLDGSPKGAVESIPVFGALCSSSSLYQTLEALARDLTKLDLRRWASFMDAGVEHDDVAELLQELQSLAQCYQGGDSLVD, encoded by the exons ATGATTCAGAAGTACAACCATGATGG GGAAGCAGGTCGGCTAGAAGCTTTTGGCCAAGGGGAAAGTGTCCTAAAGGAACCCAAGTACCAGGAAGAGCTGGAGGACAGGCTGCACTTCTACGTGGAGGAATGTGACTACTTGCAG GGCTTCCAGATCCTGTGTGACCTGCACGATGGCTTCTCTGGGGTAGGCGCGAAGGCGGCAGAGCTGCTACAAGATGAATATTCAGGGCGGGGAATAATGACGTGGGGCCTGCTACCTGGTCCCTACCATCGTGGG GAGGCCCAGAGAAACATCTATCGTCTATTAAACACAGCTTTTGGTCTCGTACACCTGACTGCTCACAGCTCTCTCGTCTGTCCTTTGTCCTTGGGTGGGAGCCTGGGCCTGCGACCTGAGCCACCTGTCAACTTCCCTTACCTGCATTACGAT GCCACTCTGCCCTTCCACTGCAGTGCCATCCTGGCTACAGCCCTGGACACAGTCACTGTTCCTTATCGCCTGTGTTCCTCTCCAGTTTCCATGGTTCATCTGGCTGACATGCTGAGCTTCTGTGGGAAAAAG gTGGTGACAGCAGGAGCAACCATTCCTTTCCCCTTGGCTCCAGGCCAGTCCCTTCCTGATTCCCTGATGCAGTTTGGAGGAGCCACCCCATGGACCCCACTGTCTGCATGTGGGGAGCCTTCTGGAACACGTTGCTTTGCCCAGTCAGTGGTGCTGAGGGGTGTAGACAGAGCATGCCACACGAG CCAGCTCACCCCAGGGACACCTCCACCCTCCTGCCTTCACGCATGTACCACTGGGGAAGAAGTCTTGGCTCAGTATTTACAACAGCAGCAGCCTAGAGTCATGAG TTCTTCCCATCTGCTGCTGACTCCCTGCAGGGTGGCTCCTCCTTACCCCCACCTCTTCTCAAGCTGCAGTCCACAGGGTATGGTTCTGGATGGTTCCCCCAAGGGAGCAG TGGAGAGCATCCCAGTGTTTGGGGCACTGTGTTCCTCTTCGTCCCTGTACCAGACCCTGGAAGCCTTGGCCAGAGACCTCACCAAACTCGACTTGCGGCGCTGGGCCAGCTTCATGGATGCTGGAGTGGAGCACGATGACGTAGCAGAGCTCCTGCAGGAGCTACAAAGCCTGGCCCAGTGCTACCAGGGTGGTGACAGCCTCGTGGACTAA
- the LOC101022377 gene encoding protein misato homolog 1 isoform X7 produces the protein MIQKYNHDGEAGRLEAFGQGESVLKEPKYQEELEDRLHFYVEECDYLQGFQILCDLHDGFSGVGAKAAELLQDEYSGRGIMTWGLLPGPYHRGEAQRNIYRLLNTAFGLVHLTAHSSLVCPLSLGGSLGLRPEPPVNFPYLHYDATLPFHCSAILATALDTVTVPYRLCSSPVSMVHLADMLSFCGKKVVTAGATIPFPLAPGQSLPDSLMQFGGATPWTPLSACGEPSGTRCFAQSVVLRGVDRACHTSQLTPGTPPPSCLHACTTGEEVLAQYLQQQQPRVMSSSHLLLTPCRVAPPYPHLFSSCSPQGMVLDGSPKGAAVESIPVFGALCSSSSLYQTLEALARDLTKLDLRRWASFMDAGVEHDDVAELLQELQSLAQCYQGGDSLVD, from the exons ATGATTCAGAAGTACAACCATGATGG GGAAGCAGGTCGGCTAGAAGCTTTTGGCCAAGGGGAAAGTGTCCTAAAGGAACCCAAGTACCAGGAAGAGCTGGAGGACAGGCTGCACTTCTACGTGGAGGAATGTGACTACTTGCAG GGCTTCCAGATCCTGTGTGACCTGCACGATGGCTTCTCTGGGGTAGGCGCGAAGGCGGCAGAGCTGCTACAAGATGAATATTCAGGGCGGGGAATAATGACGTGGGGCCTGCTACCTGGTCCCTACCATCGTGGG GAGGCCCAGAGAAACATCTATCGTCTATTAAACACAGCTTTTGGTCTCGTACACCTGACTGCTCACAGCTCTCTCGTCTGTCCTTTGTCCTTGGGTGGGAGCCTGGGCCTGCGACCTGAGCCACCTGTCAACTTCCCTTACCTGCATTACGAT GCCACTCTGCCCTTCCACTGCAGTGCCATCCTGGCTACAGCCCTGGACACAGTCACTGTTCCTTATCGCCTGTGTTCCTCTCCAGTTTCCATGGTTCATCTGGCTGACATGCTGAGCTTCTGTGGGAAAAAG gTGGTGACAGCAGGAGCAACCATTCCTTTCCCCTTGGCTCCAGGCCAGTCCCTTCCTGATTCCCTGATGCAGTTTGGAGGAGCCACCCCATGGACCCCACTGTCTGCATGTGGGGAGCCTTCTGGAACACGTTGCTTTGCCCAGTCAGTGGTGCTGAGGGGTGTAGACAGAGCATGCCACACGAG CCAGCTCACCCCAGGGACACCTCCACCCTCCTGCCTTCACGCATGTACCACTGGGGAAGAAGTCTTGGCTCAGTATTTACAACAGCAGCAGCCTAGAGTCATGAG TTCTTCCCATCTGCTGCTGACTCCCTGCAGGGTGGCTCCTCCTTACCCCCACCTCTTCTCAAGCTGCAGTCCACAGGGTATGGTTCTGGATGGTTCCCCCAAGGGAGCAG caGTGGAGAGCATCCCAGTGTTTGGGGCACTGTGTTCCTCTTCGTCCCTGTACCAGACCCTGGAAGCCTTGGCCAGAGACCTCACCAAACTCGACTTGCGGCGCTGGGCCAGCTTCATGGATGCTGGAGTGGAGCACGATGACGTAGCAGAGCTCCTGCAGGAGCTACAAAGCCTGGCCCAGTGCTACCAGGGTGGTGACAGCCTCGTGGACTAA
- the LOC101022377 gene encoding protein misato homolog 1 isoform X6, producing the protein MMGMGTPKAVREAGRLEAFGQGESVLKEPKYQEELEDRLHFYVEECDYLQGFQILCDLHDGFSGVGAKAAELLQDEYSGRGIMTWGLLPGPYHRGEAQRNIYRLLNTAFGLVHLTAHSSLVCPLSLGGSLGLRPEPPVNFPYLHYDATLPFHCSAILATALDTVTVPYRLCSSPVSMVHLADMLSFCGKKVVTAGATIPFPLAPGQSLPDSLMQFGGATPWTPLSACGEPSGTRCFAQSVVLRGVDRACHTSQLTPGTPPPSCLHACTTGEEVLAQYLQQQQPRVMSSSHLLLTPCRVAPPYPHLFSSCSPQGMVLDGSPKGAAVESIPVFGALCSSSSLYQTLEALARDLTKLDLRRWASFMDAGVEHDDVAELLQELQSLAQCYQGGDSLVD; encoded by the exons ATGATGGGTATGGGGACCCCAAAGGCTGTGAG GGAAGCAGGTCGGCTAGAAGCTTTTGGCCAAGGGGAAAGTGTCCTAAAGGAACCCAAGTACCAGGAAGAGCTGGAGGACAGGCTGCACTTCTACGTGGAGGAATGTGACTACTTGCAG GGCTTCCAGATCCTGTGTGACCTGCACGATGGCTTCTCTGGGGTAGGCGCGAAGGCGGCAGAGCTGCTACAAGATGAATATTCAGGGCGGGGAATAATGACGTGGGGCCTGCTACCTGGTCCCTACCATCGTGGG GAGGCCCAGAGAAACATCTATCGTCTATTAAACACAGCTTTTGGTCTCGTACACCTGACTGCTCACAGCTCTCTCGTCTGTCCTTTGTCCTTGGGTGGGAGCCTGGGCCTGCGACCTGAGCCACCTGTCAACTTCCCTTACCTGCATTACGAT GCCACTCTGCCCTTCCACTGCAGTGCCATCCTGGCTACAGCCCTGGACACAGTCACTGTTCCTTATCGCCTGTGTTCCTCTCCAGTTTCCATGGTTCATCTGGCTGACATGCTGAGCTTCTGTGGGAAAAAG gTGGTGACAGCAGGAGCAACCATTCCTTTCCCCTTGGCTCCAGGCCAGTCCCTTCCTGATTCCCTGATGCAGTTTGGAGGAGCCACCCCATGGACCCCACTGTCTGCATGTGGGGAGCCTTCTGGAACACGTTGCTTTGCCCAGTCAGTGGTGCTGAGGGGTGTAGACAGAGCATGCCACACGAG CCAGCTCACCCCAGGGACACCTCCACCCTCCTGCCTTCACGCATGTACCACTGGGGAAGAAGTCTTGGCTCAGTATTTACAACAGCAGCAGCCTAGAGTCATGAG TTCTTCCCATCTGCTGCTGACTCCCTGCAGGGTGGCTCCTCCTTACCCCCACCTCTTCTCAAGCTGCAGTCCACAGGGTATGGTTCTGGATGGTTCCCCCAAGGGAGCAG caGTGGAGAGCATCCCAGTGTTTGGGGCACTGTGTTCCTCTTCGTCCCTGTACCAGACCCTGGAAGCCTTGGCCAGAGACCTCACCAAACTCGACTTGCGGCGCTGGGCCAGCTTCATGGATGCTGGAGTGGAGCACGATGACGTAGCAGAGCTCCTGCAGGAGCTACAAAGCCTGGCCCAGTGCTACCAGGGTGGTGACAGCCTCGTGGACTAA